The Microbacterium trichothecenolyticum sequence AGCCCGAACACGTGTTGCCCTACCCGGAGACGTTTCACGGCGGCGCCGACGGCGACGACCTCGCCGGCGACGTCGGAACCGAGCACCGCGGGGGTGCGCAGCCACCGGTAGGTGATGCGGCTCGTGCCCTGGATGACCCAGTCGACGGGGTTCACCGCCACGGCGCGAACGCGCACGAGCACCTCGTCGGTGGCGTGAGTGGGCATGAGGAGCCTTTCGCGTGATGACACGGGGTGCCCTCATCGTAGAGCGTGATGACACCAAGTGTCATCGCGTAGGATCGCGACATGGCCAGATGGGCACCGGACACGCGCGAGCGCCTGCGTGCCGCCGCGCTGGCCCTGTTCGTCGAGCGCGGCTTCGAGGCGACCACGGTGCCGGACATCGTCGAGCGAGCAGGGGTGACGCGACGGACGTTCTTCCGTCATTTCGGCGACAAGCGCGAGGTCTTCTTCGACGGGGACGAGATCCCCCGGCTCGCCACCGAGATGCTCGCCGCCGCACCTGCCGACATGGCGCCTTTCGCCGTCGCCTGGAACGGGTTGCAGACCCTCGCCGCCGAACGCTTCGAGCCCCGCCGCGCCGAGATCGTCGCCGCGCGGCGCCTCATCGAGGCCGAGCCCGCTCTGCGTGAGCGCGATCTGCAGAAGCAGGCCGATCTGCGGGCGGCGCTGACCGAGGGCTACGTCGCTCGTGGCGTGGATGCCGCGCAGGCGCGCATCATCGCCGGCGTCGCGGTCGAGCTGCTCCAGGTGGCGCTGGAGCAGTGGGCGGCGGATCCGACGGGCATACCCCTCGCGCGTCATCTCGATCGGGTGCGCGCCGGGATGGCGGCCGTACTCCGCGCGGACCCCGCACCCTAAGGCCGCTCCGACCGGTCGTGCCGGGGCACGATTCGTGCACCGGGGTGGTCGCCGGACGCCCCGGTGCACATTTCGCGCCCCGTACCCGCTCGCGCCGTGGACCGGGCGCGCCCGCTCGCCGACGCCGGTGTCGGAGGACGGGGATAGCCTGGATCGCGTGACCAGCACCCTCCGCCTCGACCGGCCGGGCTGGCGCACCTGGACGCTGTGGGCCGTCGGCGTCCTCGCCTACGTCGTGTCGATCATCAACCGAACGTCTCTCTCGGCCGTCGGAGTGGATGCCGCGGTGCGCTTCGGGGCCGACGCCTCGGCGCTGTCGATGTTCGCCGTCATCCAGCTCTTCGTCTACGGCGCGATGCAGATCCCGGTCGGCCTGCTGCTCGACCGGTTCGGTGCGCGCCCGATGATCGCGATCGGCATGGTGCTGATGGCCGTCGGCCAGCTGGTGATGGCCTTCGCGGATGCCGTGGGGATCGGCATCCTGGCCCGCGTGCTGATCGGTGCGGGCGACGCCGCGATCTTCCCGAGCGTCCTGCGCGTGATCGCGACCTGGTTTCCCGCGCAGCGCGCGCCGGTGCTCGTGCAGCTGACGGGCATCCTCGGCCAGTTGGGCCAGATCGTCGCGGTCGTGCCGCTGGCGGCCCTTCTGCACGCGACGAGCTGGAGCGTCGCCTTCGGCAGCGTCGCGGGTCTCGGTCTGCTCTTCGCGGTCCTGACGTTCGTCATCATCCGCAACCGTCCGCCCGAACGGCGGTCCGACCCCGTCGACACATCCGTCGACACGCAGACCGGTGCGATCCGGGTGGTGCGCTCGGCGCCCGACCTTCGCAAAGGCTTCCGCGAGTCCTGGGCGCACCCCGGTACGCGGCTGGGGTTCTGGTCGCATTTCGCCACTCCCTTCGCGGGGACCGCGTTCATGCTGCTGTGGGGCTTCCCGTTCCTCACCGCGGCCCAGGGGCTCGCGCCGGCGACCGCGTCGCTCGTGATGACGTCGCTCGTGCTGTTCAGCATCCTGAGCGGCCCGGTGATCGGGGCGCTGTCGAGCCGGCATCCCACCCGGCGATCGCGGTGGCTCGTGCTGCCCACGGTCGTGTTCCAGGCCGTCGTGTGGGTCGTCGTCATCGTGTGGCCCGGACCGGCTCCGGTCTGGCTGCTGGTGGTGCTGATGTTCGCGCTGTCGACCGGAGGGCCGGCGTCGATGATCGCTTTCGACCACGCCCGCACCTTCACGCCGAGTCACCGCCTGAGCACGGCGACGGGCATCGTCAACGGCGGCGGGTTCCTGGCGGCGCTGCTCGCGATCCTCTTCATCGGTATCGCGATGGACGTGCAGGGCGCGGGCACCCCCGCGACCTATTCCCTGGATGCCTTCCGCATCGCCTTCCTGACCCAGGTGCCGCTGTGGCTCGTCGGCGGCATCGCCATCGTCATCGAGCGAGGCCGCACGATTCGCCACGTGAGCCGGACCGACTCGCCCCCGCCGTCAGGGCGCTGACCCGTCAGGACTCGACCCCCGGTCGACCCGTCCGAGTCTGCCGGCCCATGCGAGCGCGTCGTCGGATGCGTCGTGAGCGGACAGGTGGTCGCCGAGAAGGTAGGCGGCCGTGTGGTGTGCGCGCAGCTCCGCGAGCACGGCGTCGGGATGCCCCTCGGCAACCAGGTCGACGACGCGTCGATGTCGCGCCGCGCGCTCGAGGAGAGACTCGGCTTCCGCCTGCGCCTGACGGTTCAGGCGCATGAGTATGGCCACCGGGAGGGCGATCGCGGCGTAGGCGGCGTTCAAGTGGTCGTTGCCCGCCAGGTTCACCAACGCCGTGTGGAACTGCAGACCGTCGTGCGGGGCGCGTGTCTCGTCGCCCGCGCGGGCGTTGCGTTCCATCGCGTCCATAGCCGTCCGCAGGCGCTCGAACCTCTCGCCGTTCGCCGGAACCCCCTGCTGCACCGCGAGTGCCTCGAGCTGTTCGCGCACCGTGGTCACCTGGAAGGCGTCCTGCAGGGTCAGCTGCACCACGCGGCTCCCCGCGCGCGGCACGTGGACGATGGCGCGTCGACTCTCCAGCGCACGGAGGGCCTCGCGGAGGGATTGCCGTCCGACGCCGATCTCCGCGGCGAGTGCATGCTCGGTCACATGCGCGCCCATGGCCAGCCGTCCGTCGATGATGCGGTCGCACAATTCCGCCGTCGCGATCGCGGTGACACTCTCGGGGCCATCGATGAGGCCGCCCTCCCGACGCCCCCTTCCCCTCGCGGTTCGCTGCATCGGACTCCTCCCGGGCGCCACGCCCCATGCATGGGTTAGGGTAGCCTTACCTAGTCGACCATGACGGATCAAGGATACCCCTCATGCCTGCGAAACGCTTCCCCGCCTCTCTTCTCGTTCTCTGCTCCGTCGCTGCTCTCACGCTGACCGGGTGCGCGGCTGTCAGCGGCGGCGGTTCTGCGGCGAAGGAGGGCGACCGAACCGTCGAAAGCGTCCTCGGCCCGGTGACCGTGCCCGAGACGATCGAATCGGTGGTGGTCCTGGAGGGGCGCCGCGACCTCGACATCGTGCTGTCGCTGGGGCTGCCCCTCACCGGGTACCCGTACGAAGAGGCCGCTGCGCTGGACCTCGAGGCTCCTGTCGCGCCGGCCCTTGCGCAGGCGGTGGGCGCTTCGCCGATGTTCCTCGCCGACGAGGTCAACCTGGAGGCGATCGCGGAGGCCGCGCCGACTCTGATCGTCAGCCGCATCGACGACGTCGAGCCCATCCTGGACGAATTGCGGGCGATCGCCCCCGTGCTGGCGATCGGCGATCAAACCACGAGCACGTGGCAGGACGACCTCCGTCTCGTGGCCGAGGCGACGGGGACGCAGACTCGCGCCGCGGAGCTCATCGCGCAGTACGACGCTCGCGTGGCGGAGGTGTCGGAGGCATACGCCGACGTTCTCGCGTCCCAGACGTTCGCGCCCATCAACGTGACCTCCGATGGGAGTGATGTGCGCCCCAACCGACTGCTCTCGACCGTGCTCCAAGACCTCGGCGCCGCGCCGTCCGCCGCTTTCGCCGAAGCGATTCAGAGCGGCGAGGGCGTCGAATACTCGCCCGAGCAGCTGGTGTCGAAGTGGAGCGATGCGACGGCCGTCGTGGCGTTGGTCAACGACGCCGCGTCCTGGAACGAGCTGCAGACCGATTCATTGTGGACGCAGCTGCCCGCGGTTGCCGGAGGCCACGTCGTGCGCTCCGACAAGCAGACCCATGAAGGTGCGGCACTGACCGCGCTCCACAGCATCGACGTCATCGAGTCGCTGCTCGCCACTTTCTGAGAGCGGAACCCTGAACCTGTCGTCGGGCGGCATGGCGCGCGCGGCGCTTCTCGTAGGCGCGGCGTTGGCCGTCACCGCCGTCTGCCTCACCCTCGGTCTGATGGTGGGCTCGAGAGGGATCGCCCCGGTAGCGGTGTGGCAGGCGCTGCTGGGGACGGCGGACCCGGAAGCGCGTGCGATCGTGCAAGACCAGCGTCTGCCCCGCACGCTCATCGGGATCGTCGGGGGCGCTGCTCTGGCGGTCGCGGGTGTCGTCGTCCAGGGTCACACCCGTAATCCGCTCGCCGATCCGGGTCTGCTGGGGATCACGGCCGGCAGTTCCCTCGCTGTCGTGGTCGGTATCTCGGCTCTCGGTCTCACCACACCCGCTGGTTACCTCGGGGCGGCATTCGGCGGCGCTGCCCTGGGCACGATCGTCGTGGTCGTCATCGGGCTCGCCGCGAGCCGCCGTCGAGACGCGTCCCCCGCGTCGCTGGTGCTCGCCGGAACGGCCGTGTCCGCCCTGCTCGGCGCGATCACCGGGATCATCCTGCTGCTCGACTCCGCCGCGCTCGACCTGTTCCGCTTCTGGACGGTGGGCTCGTTGAGCGCAGGCCGGGATCTCGACGTGTTCCTGGCCGCCCTCGTTCCCCTCGCGGTGGGCGGCGTCCTCGCCGGTGCGCACGCTCGCGCGCTCGATGTGCTGGTGCTCGGCGACGACGTCGCGGCCGCTCTGGGGCGCAACCTGCTTCCGACCCGGCTCCTGGGATTGGTCGTCGTGACCCTCCTCGTCGGTGGGGCGACCGTGGCCATCGGAGCTCTCGGATTCGTCGGGCTCGTCGCCCCTCACCTCGCGCGAAGGGTTTTCGGCGAGAAGCACGAGGTGCTCCTGCCCGCGAGTGCGATGCTCGGCTCACTCCTCGTCGTCGTCGCCGACGTCATCGGACGTGTCATCATCTCGCCCGCGGAACTCCCGGTCGGCGTCGTCCTCGCGGTCATCGGCGCTCCGGCGCTCCTCGTCATCATCGTCCGCACCCGGAAGACCTCCGCATGAGCGCGTCCACCACTCTGCGCGTCGGGATGTTCTCGCAGCAGGTTCGCCGACGAACCGTCGTCGTCTGCGCGCTTCTCCTCGTCGCGACCGTCCTGCTGGCCGGTGCCGGGCTGGCCCTGGGCGACTACACGCTCGCCCCCGGGGATGTCGTCGCCGCACTCCGAGGGGAAGGAAGTGCCCGGGACCACCTCGTCGTCAACGCCATACGTCTGCCGCGCGTGGCTCTCGGCATCGTCGTGGGGGTCTGTCTCGCCGTCGCCGGCGCGATCGTGCAGACGACGGCCCGCAACGCCCTGGCGAGTCCCGACCTTCTCGGCGTCTCAGCGGGCGCGGGCGCCGGTGCGGTCGCCGCGATCGTCCTCAGCGGCACGAACGCCGCCGGCGCCGCGGCGCTGGAGGTCATCGGGACCCCGCTCGCCGCTCTCCTGGGCGGCGTCGTCGCGGCCGCCATCGTCGGACTCTTGCTCCGTGTCACGGGCACGACCGGACTGTCGCCCCTGCTCGCCGGTGTCGGCGTTTCCGCGCTGTTCGGGGGACTGACGAGCTGGATGCTCACCGCGGCGAGCATCGACGACGCGGCCCGAGCGAACGCGTGGCTCGCGGGCTCGCTCGGCGGCAGAGGATGGTCGGAAGTCGCCGCCGTCACCGTCGCCGCCGTCGCGGCCCTCGCCCCCCTGATCGTCCTCTCCTCGCGGCTCCCCGCGCTGGAGCTCGGACCATCCATCGCGACCTCGCTGGGCTACCGCGTGCCGCAGTCGGTGGGACTCCTCCTTCTCATCGCGGTCGTTCTCACCTCCGTCCCCGTCGCCGCGGCGGGCCCGATCGGCTTCATCGCTCTCGTCGCCCCCCATCTCGCACGTCTCGCCTGTCGCTCACCCCGGCCTCCGCTCGTGGCGAGCGGGATCGCGGGAGCCGCGCTTCTTCTCGCGAGCGATCTCGTCGCACGGTTCGCGCTGGCGCCTCTTCTCCTCCCCACCGGCGCGGTCACCGCCGTCATCGGCGCCCCGTTCCTCATCTGGCTGCTCGTTCGCTCGAGGAAAGACCCCACGCAATGACCTCTGTGTTCACCGTTCGCGATCTCGTCCTCCGATTCGGGGAACGCTCCGTGCTCAAGGGCATAGATCTGGAGATCCCCGCCGGCCAGGTGACGGCGATCATCGGTCCGAACGGGTGCGGCAAGTCGACCCTCCTTCGCAGTCTCAGCAGGCTCGGCCCGGCGGGCGACGGGCAGGTGCTCCTGGAGGGCACGCCGATCGCCGACATCCCGCACCGCGTTCTCGCTCGCCAGGTGGCTCTTCTGCCGCAGGCCCCGATGGCGCCGGAGCAGTTGACCGTCATCGATCTCGTCACGCGCGGGCGTGACCCGCACCGGCGCTGGTACGACCAGTGGTCACGCGCCGACGAGGACATCGTGCTCGATGCACTCGATCGCACCGGTCTTCGCGAACGGGCGAACCACCCGCTCTCGACTCTTTCCGGAGGGCAGCGGCAACGCGCCTGGATCGCGCTCGCGCTGGCGCAGAGCACACCCGTCCTCCTTCTGGACGAGCCCACCACGTATCTCGACATCGCGCACCAGCTCGAAGTCCTCGATACCGTTCGTAGGCTCCATCTCGAGGGGGTGACCGTCGTCATGGTGCTTCACGATCTCAGCCTCGCCGCTCGTTACGCCGACCACATCGTCGCCATGCGTGACGGCCGGATCGCCGCGACAGGAACGGTCGAGACCGTCATCACCCCGGACACGATCCGCAGCGTTTTCGACATCGAGTGCACGATCCTGGCCGATCCGAGGACCGGGCGCCCCGTGGTCCTGCCGCATTCGCCCGCCTGAACGACAAGGGTGCCCCGCGACCGCACCTGATGTCGCCTTCGACGCAAGAGGGGACCGTCCGTCCACCGCCCCCTGTGCCGCGGCTGATCAGCGTCGGTGGCGGTGGTGCGAGACTCGATGCGTGAACGACTTCGAGATCCGCACCCTCGACGACGTCGGCGGCATTCACGAGGCAGCCCGGGTGCTCGACGAGGTATGGGGCGAGCGCGGCACGATGCCGGCCAACATCCTCCGAGCGCTCGAGCACGCGGGCAACTACGTCGTCGGGCTTTTCGACGGCGACAGGATGATCGGGGCATCAGCGGCGTTCTTCGGTCCGCCCGCCGAGCGGACGATGCACTCGCACATCACCGGCATCCTGCCCGGCCACCAGGATCGCGGCCTCGGCCGCCGGCTCAAGGAGCATCAGCGCGCGTGGGCGTTGGAGCGCGGAGTCGGGCATATCACCTGGACGTTCGACCCGCTGGTGGCCCGCAACGCGTACTTCAACCTCGCGGTGCTGGGCGCGCGCGTGACCGAGTACCTCGCCGACCACTATGGAGCGATGGCGGATGCCGTGAACCGCGGTGACGAGTCCGACCGGCTCTTGGTGTCGTGGGCAGTGGCCGAGCCGCCCGCCCCTGCGCCGGCAGACGCCGATGTCGTCGCGGTCGTGGCCGTCCCCGACGACATCGCGTCCCTTCGTCGCAGTGACCCGGCCGCCGCCGCCGTCTGGCGTCGGCGCCTGCGCGCCGACATCGCCGGGCACCTGGCATCCGGACGCCGGATCGGCGGCTTCGACCGCCGCGGCTATCTCATCGTCGAGTGACGGACGGTCACTGCTCGGTGATCGGGGTGTCTTCCTCCGCCGCCGGGTCGCCCTGACCCGGACCGGGACGCACCGCCGCGTCATCGCGCACGTCGATGCGGGTGACGCCGTCGTGGTGGCTCACGTCGAAACGGGGGGCGGCATCCTCTTCCGTGGCCTTCGGAGCCGACGTCAGCTGATCGTGGCGGTTCTCTTCGAAGCTCTTGTCGTCGCTCATCGCGCTCACTCCTCTCCGGCCGAACGCCACGCGTCCGACTCCATGTGCGAGCCCGCCTGCGGGCCCATCTGCAGCATCCCGCCGTCGACGACCCAGCTCGCGCCCGTGACGTACGAGCCCGACGGCGAGGCGAGGAAGCGGATGACGTCGGCGATCTCCTGCGGCTTGCCGGGGCGGCCGAGCGGGATGCCGGGACGGTGGACACGGTCGGCGTCCTCGGCCGACATGTCGTTGATGGGCGTGGCGATCTCGCCCGGTGCGACGGCGTTGGCCGTGATGCCGTACTGGCCCAGCTCGAGGGCCATGGTCTTGATGAGTCCGCCGACGCCATGCTTGGCGGCGACGTACGGGGCGGATCCCACGCGCGGCTGGTGCTCGTGCACGCTCGAGACGACGATCAGGCGTCCGCCGTTGCCGGCCGTGACCATGCGCTTCGCCGCGGTGTGCAGGGCGAGGAACGCGCCGTCGAGGTTGAGCGAGATGTCGGTGCGCCAGGTGTCGAAGTCGAGGTCGAGGAACGAGCCGCCGATGCCGCCGCCGGCGTTGTTGACGAACACGTCGAGGCCGCCGAGCTCGTCGGCCATGGCGTTCACGGCATCCGGGACCGCGTCGAAGTCGGTGGCGTCGAACTGCGCGACGATCGCGCGGGACCCGCGCGCCCGCACGCCGGCGGCGACCTCTTCGGCGCCGTCCTTGTCGGAGTGGTACGTGATCGCGACGTCGATGCCGGCCTCTGCCAGGGCGAGGGCGGTGGCGGCGCCGATGCCCGAGTCGGACCCGGTGACGATCGCGTGGCGGGGGGTGAAGTCGTCGCTCATGCGCTCGACGCTACGCGCGCGCCCGCGGGCGATCAGCGCCCTTGCCACGGCCTGGCGTGGGCGTTACGGTCGCGCCGGGCCGGGGCCGGGGCCGGGGCCGGGGCCGGGGCCCAGGCCCGGGCGGGCCGGTGCGGGGGTCGGGGGCGGGGTCGCGCACAACTCCTGCAATCCCTCGCTGTCGGGGCCTGCTCACGCCCTCCCGCGGCGCTCAGCAGGAGTTGTGCGCGGCGACCGAGACGCACGGGAATCCGCCGCCAGCCTCGCCGCCCGTACCGCCTGCCGATACCCTGCCCCCATGCCCCTCCTGCGTCCCGCTTCACCCGTCACCCTCGACGCCATCGAGCTGCGCGTGCTACACATTCCGCTCGTGTCGCCCTTCACGACGTCGTTCGGCACCGAGACGGTGCGAGAGGTCATCGTCGTCGCGGCCGAGACGCCCGACGGACGCGGCTGGGGCGAGGTCGTCACGATGGCCGCGCCGCTGTACTCGAGCGAGTACACCGACAGCGCGTGGGACGTCCTCACCCGCTACCTCGTCCCGGCATTGCTGGAGCGCCGCACCGTGGCCGCCGAGGAGGTCTCCGGCATCCTCCACCCGTTCGTCGGCCACCGCATGGCCAAGGCGGGCCTCGAGCTCGCGATCATCGACGCCGCCCTTCGCGCCGAGGGTCGCAGCTTCGCGCAGTACCTCGGCGCCGAGAAGACGCGGGTGCCGTCCGGTGTCTCCGTCGGCATTCAGCGTGACCCGCAGGCGCTCGTCGATGTCGTCGGCGGGTACCTCGACGAGGGCTACGTGCGCATCAAGATCAAGATCAAACCCGGCCGCGACGTCGACGACACCGCGGCCGTGCGCGAGGCGTTCGGCGTCATCCCGCTGCAGGTCGACGCGAACTCCGCCTACACGCTTCAGGATGCCGACACCCTCGCCGAGCTGGACCGCTTCGACCTCCTGCTCATCGAGCAGCCGCTGCAGGAAGACGACCTCGTCGATCACGCCACCCTCGCGAAGCGGTTGAGAACCCCCGTCTGCCTCGACGAATCGATCGTGTCCGACAAGGCCGCCGCCGACGCCCTCGCGCTGGGTGCCGCGGCCATCATCAACATCAAGGCGGGCCGAGTGGGCGGCTATCTCGAGGCCGTCGCGATCCACGACCGCGCGCGGGCTGCGGGCGTCCCGGTGTGGTGCGGCGGCATGCTCGAGACGGGCATCGGCCGTGCCGCGAACGCCGCGCTCGCCGCCCTCCCCGGCTTCACGCTCCCGGGTGACATCTCGGCATCCGCGCGCTTCTACGATCGCGACATCGTCACCGCGCCCGCCGTCGTCGATGACGGTCACGTGCGGGTGCCGACGGGCCCGGGCCTGGGCATCGAGATCGACGAGGCGGCGCTGGAGGCGTTCACCGTGCGGCGGGAGCGCCTCACGCTGTGAGCTCGCACCTCCCTCGATAAACTGGATGCCGCGCACTCGCGTCCGTACCCTTCGTTTCCCGACCATTGGAGCCACCGTGGCCGAACAGTCCCGCCTCGATAAGGTCATCGCCCTCGCCCGCCACCGTGGTTTCGTGTTCCAGGCCGGTGAGATCTACGGCGGTTCCCGCTCGGCGTGGGATTACGGTCCCCTCGGCACCGAACTGAAAGAGAACATCCGCCGCCAGTGGTGGCAGACGTTCGTTCGTGGTCGCGGTGACATGGTGGGGCTGGACTCGAGCATCGTCCTGCCCAAGCGCGTGTGGGAGGCGTCGGGGCACGTCGCGACCTTCGCCGATACCGTCGTCGAGTCGACCATCACGCACAAGCGCTATCGCGCCGACCATCTGTGGGAGGCCTTCGTCGCCAAGCGCGGCCGCGAGCCCGAGAGCTGGGACGAGGTCCCCGACCCCGACACCGGCCAGCGCGGCAACTGGACCGAGCCGCGCTCGTTCTCGGGCCTCGTGAAGACCTACCTCGGCGTCGTCGACGACGAGTCGGGGCTGTACTACCTGCGCCCCGAGACCGCGCAGGGCATCTTCGTGAACTTCTCGAACGTGCTCACGGCATCCCGTCGCAAGCCCCCGTTCGGCGTCGGCCAGGTCGGCAAGGCGTTCCGCAACGAGATCACCCCCGGCAACTTCATCTTCCGCACGCGCGAGTTCGAGCAGATGGAGATCGAGTACTTCACGCCTCCGGCCGAGGCGAACGAGTGGTTCGAGCACTGGGTCGAGGCGTGTTGGAACTGGTTCCTCGACCTGGGCGTCGACCCCGCCAACATGCGTCGTTTCGACGTTCCCGTAGACGACCGCGCACACTACTCCGCCGGCACCATCGACGTCGAGTACCGCTTCGGCTTCCCGGGCAAGGAGTGGGGCGAGCTCATGGGCGTCGCCAACCGCACCGACTACGACCTGAAGAG is a genomic window containing:
- a CDS encoding TetR family transcriptional regulator translates to MARWAPDTRERLRAAALALFVERGFEATTVPDIVERAGVTRRTFFRHFGDKREVFFDGDEIPRLATEMLAAAPADMAPFAVAWNGLQTLAAERFEPRRAEIVAARRLIEAEPALRERDLQKQADLRAALTEGYVARGVDAAQARIIAGVAVELLQVALEQWAADPTGIPLARHLDRVRAGMAAVLRADPAP
- a CDS encoding MFS transporter — translated: MTSTLRLDRPGWRTWTLWAVGVLAYVVSIINRTSLSAVGVDAAVRFGADASALSMFAVIQLFVYGAMQIPVGLLLDRFGARPMIAIGMVLMAVGQLVMAFADAVGIGILARVLIGAGDAAIFPSVLRVIATWFPAQRAPVLVQLTGILGQLGQIVAVVPLAALLHATSWSVAFGSVAGLGLLFAVLTFVIIRNRPPERRSDPVDTSVDTQTGAIRVVRSAPDLRKGFRESWAHPGTRLGFWSHFATPFAGTAFMLLWGFPFLTAAQGLAPATASLVMTSLVLFSILSGPVIGALSSRHPTRRSRWLVLPTVVFQAVVWVVVIVWPGPAPVWLLVVLMFALSTGGPASMIAFDHARTFTPSHRLSTATGIVNGGGFLAALLAILFIGIAMDVQGAGTPATYSLDAFRIAFLTQVPLWLVGGIAIVIERGRTIRHVSRTDSPPPSGR
- a CDS encoding GntR family transcriptional regulator, with protein sequence MQRTARGRGRREGGLIDGPESVTAIATAELCDRIIDGRLAMGAHVTEHALAAEIGVGRQSLREALRALESRRAIVHVPRAGSRVVQLTLQDAFQVTTVREQLEALAVQQGVPANGERFERLRTAMDAMERNARAGDETRAPHDGLQFHTALVNLAGNDHLNAAYAAIALPVAILMRLNRQAQAEAESLLERAARHRRVVDLVAEGHPDAVLAELRAHHTAAYLLGDHLSAHDASDDALAWAGRLGRVDRGSSPDGSAP
- a CDS encoding ABC transporter substrate-binding protein, translated to MPAKRFPASLLVLCSVAALTLTGCAAVSGGGSAAKEGDRTVESVLGPVTVPETIESVVVLEGRRDLDIVLSLGLPLTGYPYEEAAALDLEAPVAPALAQAVGASPMFLADEVNLEAIAEAAPTLIVSRIDDVEPILDELRAIAPVLAIGDQTTSTWQDDLRLVAEATGTQTRAAELIAQYDARVAEVSEAYADVLASQTFAPINVTSDGSDVRPNRLLSTVLQDLGAAPSAAFAEAIQSGEGVEYSPEQLVSKWSDATAVVALVNDAASWNELQTDSLWTQLPAVAGGHVVRSDKQTHEGAALTALHSIDVIESLLATF
- a CDS encoding FecCD family ABC transporter permease; translated protein: MAVTAVCLTLGLMVGSRGIAPVAVWQALLGTADPEARAIVQDQRLPRTLIGIVGGAALAVAGVVVQGHTRNPLADPGLLGITAGSSLAVVVGISALGLTTPAGYLGAAFGGAALGTIVVVVIGLAASRRRDASPASLVLAGTAVSALLGAITGIILLLDSAALDLFRFWTVGSLSAGRDLDVFLAALVPLAVGGVLAGAHARALDVLVLGDDVAAALGRNLLPTRLLGLVVVTLLVGGATVAIGALGFVGLVAPHLARRVFGEKHEVLLPASAMLGSLLVVVADVIGRVIISPAELPVGVVLAVIGAPALLVIIVRTRKTSA
- a CDS encoding FecCD family ABC transporter permease, encoding MSASTTLRVGMFSQQVRRRTVVVCALLLVATVLLAGAGLALGDYTLAPGDVVAALRGEGSARDHLVVNAIRLPRVALGIVVGVCLAVAGAIVQTTARNALASPDLLGVSAGAGAGAVAAIVLSGTNAAGAAALEVIGTPLAALLGGVVAAAIVGLLLRVTGTTGLSPLLAGVGVSALFGGLTSWMLTAASIDDAARANAWLAGSLGGRGWSEVAAVTVAAVAALAPLIVLSSRLPALELGPSIATSLGYRVPQSVGLLLLIAVVLTSVPVAAAGPIGFIALVAPHLARLACRSPRPPLVASGIAGAALLLASDLVARFALAPLLLPTGAVTAVIGAPFLIWLLVRSRKDPTQ
- a CDS encoding ABC transporter ATP-binding protein; this translates as MTSVFTVRDLVLRFGERSVLKGIDLEIPAGQVTAIIGPNGCGKSTLLRSLSRLGPAGDGQVLLEGTPIADIPHRVLARQVALLPQAPMAPEQLTVIDLVTRGRDPHRRWYDQWSRADEDIVLDALDRTGLRERANHPLSTLSGGQRQRAWIALALAQSTPVLLLDEPTTYLDIAHQLEVLDTVRRLHLEGVTVVMVLHDLSLAARYADHIVAMRDGRIAATGTVETVITPDTIRSVFDIECTILADPRTGRPVVLPHSPA
- a CDS encoding GNAT family N-acetyltransferase; the encoded protein is MNDFEIRTLDDVGGIHEAARVLDEVWGERGTMPANILRALEHAGNYVVGLFDGDRMIGASAAFFGPPAERTMHSHITGILPGHQDRGLGRRLKEHQRAWALERGVGHITWTFDPLVARNAYFNLAVLGARVTEYLADHYGAMADAVNRGDESDRLLVSWAVAEPPAPAPADADVVAVVAVPDDIASLRRSDPAAAAVWRRRLRADIAGHLASGRRIGGFDRRGYLIVE
- a CDS encoding multidrug transporter: MSDDKSFEENRHDQLTSAPKATEEDAAPRFDVSHHDGVTRIDVRDDAAVRPGPGQGDPAAEEDTPITEQ
- a CDS encoding SDR family oxidoreductase; translation: MSDDFTPRHAIVTGSDSGIGAATALALAEAGIDVAITYHSDKDGAEEVAAGVRARGSRAIVAQFDATDFDAVPDAVNAMADELGGLDVFVNNAGGGIGGSFLDLDFDTWRTDISLNLDGAFLALHTAAKRMVTAGNGGRLIVVSSVHEHQPRVGSAPYVAAKHGVGGLIKTMALELGQYGITANAVAPGEIATPINDMSAEDADRVHRPGIPLGRPGKPQEIADVIRFLASPSGSYVTGASWVVDGGMLQMGPQAGSHMESDAWRSAGEE
- the menC gene encoding o-succinylbenzoate synthase, producing the protein MPLLRPASPVTLDAIELRVLHIPLVSPFTTSFGTETVREVIVVAAETPDGRGWGEVVTMAAPLYSSEYTDSAWDVLTRYLVPALLERRTVAAEEVSGILHPFVGHRMAKAGLELAIIDAALRAEGRSFAQYLGAEKTRVPSGVSVGIQRDPQALVDVVGGYLDEGYVRIKIKIKPGRDVDDTAAVREAFGVIPLQVDANSAYTLQDADTLAELDRFDLLLIEQPLQEDDLVDHATLAKRLRTPVCLDESIVSDKAAADALALGAAAIINIKAGRVGGYLEAVAIHDRARAAGVPVWCGGMLETGIGRAANAALAALPGFTLPGDISASARFYDRDIVTAPAVVDDGHVRVPTGPGLGIEIDEAALEAFTVRRERLTL
- a CDS encoding glycine--tRNA ligase, with the protein product MAEQSRLDKVIALARHRGFVFQAGEIYGGSRSAWDYGPLGTELKENIRRQWWQTFVRGRGDMVGLDSSIVLPKRVWEASGHVATFADTVVESTITHKRYRADHLWEAFVAKRGREPESWDEVPDPDTGQRGNWTEPRSFSGLVKTYLGVVDDESGLYYLRPETAQGIFVNFSNVLTASRRKPPFGVGQVGKAFRNEITPGNFIFRTREFEQMEIEYFTPPAEANEWFEHWVEACWNWFLDLGVDPANMRRFDVPVDDRAHYSAGTIDVEYRFGFPGKEWGELMGVANRTDYDLKSHSEASGQSLTFFDQASGEKYTPYVIEPSFGLTRAMMAFLVDAYREEEVPNAKGGTDTRTVLKLDPRLAPVKVAVLPLSRNERLSPLAREVADTLRSAGWNIDFDDAGAIGRRYRRQDEIGTPFCVTVDFDSLDDNAVTVRDRDTMGQERIGLDALHAYLAERLRGA